Below is a window of Stappia sp. DNA.
GGGGTGATGCGGAGCCGCGCGCCCGGGAGGATCTCTCCCGTCCGGTGACTGGCGTTCCGTCACCGGCTCCTCTTGCGAAAAGCGCGTGCGTCTCCGGGGTCGTGTGCGCCGCCCGTCAGGACGGCGTCAGGCCGCGCAGGCGTTCGGAGCGCCGGCGCAGGAACTCCAGAACCGTCAGCAGGATGATCGAGATGAACACCATCAGCGAGGCGACGGCGAGGATCGTCGGCGAGATCTGTTCGCGCAGGCCCGTGAACATCTGCCAGGGCAGGGTCTTCTGGCCGGCCGACCCGAGGAAGAGCACCACCACCACCTCGTCGAAGGAGGTGATGAAGGCGAACAGCGCGCCGGACACCACGCCCGGAATGATCAGCGGCATCTGCACCTTGAAGAAGGTGGTGACCGGATTGGCCCCAAGGCTCGCCGCCGCGCGCGTCAGGCTCCGGTCGAAGCCGACCAGCGTCGCCGTCACCGTGATGATCACGAAGGGCGTGCCGAGCGCGGCATGGGCCAGCACGACGCCCAGATAGGTGCCCTGCAGGCCGATGCGCGAGTAGAAGAAATACATGCCGGCGGCCGAGATGATCAGCGGCACGATCATCGGCGAGATCAGGATCGCCATGATCGCCGAGCGATAGGGCACATGCGACTGCGACAGGCCGATGGCCGCCAGCGTGCCGAGCGCGGTGGCGAGGATCGTCGCCACCGGCGCGATGGCGAAGGAATTCTTCAGCGCCACCTGCCAGTCCGGATTGGTGAAGAAGTCCTCGTAGTGCTTGAGCGAATAGCCCTCCGGATTGAGCGCCAGCATCTCCGGCGTGAAGGTGAAGAAGTTCTCCGCGTTGAAGCTGAGCGGCACGATCACCAGGATCGGGAAGATCAGGAAGAAGAAGATCACCCCACAGATCGTGCG
It encodes the following:
- a CDS encoding ABC transporter permease, with amino-acid sequence MSALPAYASTGQRVWHYTFRTICGVIFFFLIFPILVIVPLSFNAENFFTFTPEMLALNPEGYSLKHYEDFFTNPDWQVALKNSFAIAPVATILATALGTLAAIGLSQSHVPYRSAIMAILISPMIVPLIISAAGMYFFYSRIGLQGTYLGVVLAHAALGTPFVIITVTATLVGFDRSLTRAAASLGANPVTTFFKVQMPLIIPGVVSGALFAFITSFDEVVVVLFLGSAGQKTLPWQMFTGLREQISPTILAVASLMVFISIILLTVLEFLRRRSERLRGLTPS